From Caldisalinibacter kiritimatiensis, the proteins below share one genomic window:
- a CDS encoding helix-turn-helix domain-containing protein: MELLTIGEKIRRLRKEKNMSLRELGEDFVSKAQLSYIEN; the protein is encoded by the coding sequence ATGGAGTTATTAACAATAGGTGAAAAAATAAGAAGGTTAAGAAAAGAGAAAAACATGTCATTAAGAGAACTAGGAGAAGACTTTGTTTCAAAAGCACAACTAAGTTATATTGAGAATTGA
- a CDS encoding ABC transporter ATP-binding protein: protein MNFPLLKPSKGKVFVNGKEVKGTSGDIGYMFQRDHLFEWRTIKQNALIGLEIQDKLTKEKEKFVENLLDTYGLGEFKDHYPRQLSGGMRQRAALIRTLALKPEILLLDEPFSALDYQTRLTIADEIGTILKKEGKTAIMVTHDIAEAMRTKRKRDYMYCN from the coding sequence ATGAACTTTCCACTTCTTAAGCCATCTAAAGGAAAAGTATTTGTCAATGGTAAAGAAGTAAAAGGAACTAGTGGAGATATAGGATATATGTTTCAAAGAGACCATTTATTCGAATGGAGAACTATAAAACAAAATGCTTTAATTGGACTAGAAATACAAGATAAATTAACTAAAGAAAAGGAAAAGTTTGTAGAAAACCTATTAGATACCTATGGTTTAGGAGAATTTAAAGACCACTATCCAAGACAGCTTTCAGGAGGAATGAGACAAAGGGCAGCTCTTATAAGGACCCTAGCTTTAAAGCCTGAAATCCTACTACTAGATGAACCCTTTTCTGCCCTAGACTATCAAACTAGACTCACAATCGCTGATGAAATAGGTACTATACTAAAAAAAGAAGGAAAAACTGCAATAATGGTGACACACGACATAGCAGAAGCTATGCGTACTAAAAGGAAGAGAGATTATATGTATTGTAATTAA